A genomic segment from Glycine max cultivar Williams 82 chromosome 1, Glycine_max_v4.0, whole genome shotgun sequence encodes:
- the LOC100812816 gene encoding transcription factor RAX3, translating into MGRAPCCDKANVKKGPWSPEEDAKLKSYIEQHGTGGNWIALPQKIGLKRCGKSCRLRWLNYLRPNIKHGGFSEEEDNIICSLYVSIGSRWSIIAAQLPGRTDNDIKNYWNTKLKKKLLGKQRKEQQAQAQARRVSNNQQKQDLKRETENLVVASEVINQVPYWSSSEFSSVPMPVVNASFQHYGLNNQTSLGSMIVNKLEGITFSNDHHQQQQQPYANACEIPSLQDQAFPTMVNQVTVVSNENNSGTYQPSNIFQGFENFPSDFCEPVCVNPQQMEAFNYGMESMDMTMSNGGSTNTTSTESTSWGDMSSLVYSPLVSDYERCRQGIPQDHVVAFEECKYFGMQMQ; encoded by the exons ATGGGAAGAGCTCCTTGCTGTGACAAAGCCAACGTGAAGAAAGGTCCATGGTCACCTGAAGAAGATGCCAAACTCAAGTCTTATATTGAGCAGCATGGCACTGGTGGCAACTGGATTGCCTTGCCCCAGAAAATAG GCCTTAAGAGATGTGGGAAAAGCTGTCGTCTTAGATGGCTGAATTATCTTCGCCCAAACATCAAACATGGGGGTTTctcagaagaagaagacaacatCATCTGCAGCCTCTATGTCAGTATTGGAAGCAG GTGGTCAATTATAGCAGCACAGTTACCAGGGCGCACAGACAATGATATAAAGAACTATTGGAACACTAAGCTGAAGAAGAAGCTCCttggaaaacaaagaaaggaaCAACAAGCTCAAGCTCAAGCGCGCCGAGTCAGCAATAATCAGCAGAAGCAAGATTTGAAAAGAGAAACGGAGAATTTGGTAGTGGCTTCTGAAGTCATCAATCAAGTTCCCTATTGGTCTTCATCAGAGTTTTCTTCTGTGCCTATGCCAGTGGTCAATGCTTCCTTCCAACACTATGGCCTGAACAATCAAACATCTCTTGGGAGCATGATTGTTAACAAACTAGAGGGAATTACATTTTCCAAcgatcatcatcagcagcagcagcaaccaTACGccaatgcatgtgaaattccCTCCCTACAAGACCAGGCTTTTCCAACCATGGTAAATCAAGTAACCGTGGTGAGCAATGAAAACAATAGCGGTACTTATCAGCCATCGAATATATTTCAAGGGTTTGAAAACTTCCCAAGTGATTTTTGTGAACCGGTCTGTGTCAACCCCCAACAAATGGAGGCTTTTAATTATGGAATGGAATCCATGGACATGACTATGAGCAATGGTGGCAGCACGAACACGACTTCAACAGAAAGCACTAGTTGGGGTGACATGAGCTCCTTGGTTTACTCTCCTTTGGTATCTGACTATGAACGTTGCAGACAAGGAATTCCTCAAGATCATGTTGTTGCTTTCGAAGAGTGTAAGTACTTTGGAATGCAGATGCAATAA